The genomic segment tttcgtccttatattTTGTCTGAATATTTGATTGACCTCTATGTTTTCTTAAATAACAAAACAGACCATCtgttttgcaaaataaaataatatgataataaGAGCCCAATTTAGataaaacatttttttaaaatatgatgcAAATATCCATAGTTTTATTAAGTTAAGAAttagttaaatatttaaaataaattaaattgattttaaaataaaaaactattttaactattaaactaattaaaaaaaatcaaattgaaACTAAACCAAAATTCAAACATAGATTCacaataaaaaatcaaaatcaaattcaaaatccTAGAGAACAAAAATTCTATCCAAAAACCTCCTGATTTCATATCTTTATATTCACAAATCAAAATCGAAAAATCTTAGGTACTTCAAATTCCCCATCCTTATATTAAATCAACAGTCAGATTCAACCAAGAATCTTAAGCTCAACAAACCGAAGAACCATTCAAGCCCCAATTCAAGGTGAAGCATATTAAGCTAACACATAACTAAAATTAAATCAAGAACAACAAGAATACCAACCAAAAAATTGCAATCAAAACTCAAATTCATAGCAaacaaattattcaaataatctaACAATAAAATGCAGTATCTAATCATATCTTGGTTtagcttttcattttttttacaaattgaaACCTGAGTTCACAAATCTGCTCACTCTATCCCGTTGGCACCTTCCACTTCTTTCCAGAAATCATGAAAAACATAGCCTCATCTCTCTTCCATGGCCTTCGACCCTTGAAAACACGGACCCACCGTCGTTAGACCCTCGCATATCTTTGTGGGCTGGGATGCCACACGTGGGCTGATTGAAACTCACATGGGTTCTCTCAGATGTGGGTGCTCAGAACCGCACGCCTGGGGTCATAGGGGGTTTGCGCGCTTGGTTGCCGCAGCTTGGAATGAAGCATGGGTTGGGGCTCTTAGATGGGTTCTGCTTTTGGGTGCTTGAAAGCACAGAGGTGCGTGTCAGATGGGGCGGAGCGCTTGGGTTCGCTGATGGGGCGGAGCGCTTGGGTTCGCTGATGGGGCTTGGGGCTGGGTTTGGGTTCGTGGATGGGAAGAACAGAAGAGAAAAAAAGGAGAAGACCGGGAACAGaaaagagaggagagagaaaagaaaattaaaatatattttcattatttaataaatttattaattcagaaatctaagggtattttagtcatattgaaaaattgtttgaccaACATCGGGTTGAGGGTatcattttattctattttacaaaacacgtGGTCCATTTTgccatttaacaaaatataagggCCGATCGAGTATTCGGACAAAACACATGAGCCATATTAGTATTTTCCCATTGATATTTTATATAGAAATAAAAATATTGCATTGAATGGGATTACAAGAAAATTTACAAACATTCATTTTCGAAAAAATTGCCAGTGATCGTAGAATTGCTTTGGAGTCAATGAATACTTCAGTAATTTTAGAACTCATCAAgaaattaaattttatatttcCCTTACACAACCAGGTTGCTTGAAAGTAATTTTCCAACCACCCCTTTctctatcttaattaaataaaagattatgTAGCAAATAGTAATTAATGAATCATTTCTATTTTCATAAGCATGAGGACAGCAAAgtcattttcaaaattattttctattcccatttacataaactAAAATATATCTGTCACGCATTATCatattcaaaaaaaaaagtaCTACACTACCATTTCTATTACCAGTTCTCCACTGgggtaagagagagagagagatctcaGAGTTCCATATCTATAAATACCAACATTTCCACCCTCAAAATGAGTTCCTGTCCTCTACAATAAGAAAACTTCAACACAATCTTCCAAAACGCTACACAAAGCCTTGATCACAAGTTTAGTACTTCGTTACAAAACTCACTaatactactgttgctactactgctgcttctgCTATTGTTTCACTTTGTTTCTTATTACAAGAATATTTGGATCCAAGTTTCGGAGCCATGGTGAAGACGGAAAAGAAAATGGAGCAAAACCCATTGAAGCCAACGCCATTGACGATTGGGAAGAAGAAGTACAAGGGTGTAAGAATGAGAACCTGGGGCTCTTGGGTCTCTGAAATAAGGGCACCTAATCAGAAGACCAGAATATGGTTAGGCTCCTATTCAACGGCTGAGGCTGCAGCTAGAGCATACGACGCCGCTTTGTTGTGCCTCAAAGGATCTTCCGCCAATCTCAACTTCCCTCTCAGTAGTACTACTATCTCTTCTCATCAGAACATGATCCCAAACGATGTCGTTTTGTCCCCAAAGTCCATCCAGAGAGTCGCCGCAGCTGCTGCCAATACGACAACGACGACTTTCGTTAACGACATTATTAGTATCAATACCGCTACTGCCACCGCTGCTCCTGctgccactactactgctactacaactgccGCCACTTCTTCATCTCCGTCGCCGTCTTCGTCGTCTTCATCGGCGGTCTCATCTCCGTTTGATCTGGTTGATGATGAAGCTTCTTTGAGGGGTTCATTTGGTTCCCACATCGATATGACTAATTATGATTATCATCAGCAACAGCAGGGTGGTGTTATTTCTCATATCGATCAATCAATGGCTATGATGGAATCTTGGTACAACTTCGACGGTCTACAATCGCCAAACATTGATCAGATGCTTTACAATGGGTGTACAAGCTTGTTTGATCCACAATTTATGGAAGATCAATATGAAGAAAGCGACATTCCTTTGTGGAGCTTCTGCTGATCGATCAAGAAACACAAAATTTTATTCAtcaagatttatatatatatatatattccattattctttataatatatattccatattcattttcattGACGATCTTTATCTTGCTTAAAGATTTTACTGACAGTGACACcccaaaaaaaatcatatatatgtTATTTAGTCCAAGTATAATTACCATAATTAGGAAAATTCACTCTTTGAGATGAGACATTGATTTTTTTGGACTCTCTCATGTGGGTTTAATTTATATATCAAATATATGTaagatttttgtttttttttaaaaaaaaatatatatattttgtttattgaatGATTATAATGCAAAGTGTGTAGCTTTTTGTTTATTCGAACAAGCAAAGAGTAGTTTTAATTATATATGTGCCAATGTTATCGATGGTCTTCCACAAGAGAAAATTTGACTAATCcgttttctttatttaattattatatatgtatgtcTTCATTAATTACGTTtggtatatatttttaatttttttgtatatattacTCCGAGGTAAGCCTAGCCAGCTACATTCtatacatataattatatatatatatatacatagatgccattaaattatgatattattacgTAATGTAAAGTAAAATAGTATCCAAACTTGAAAGGTTCAAAGAGACGCGCTGGTTGTAGTGTGTGGAAGGTACTTTTAATTGTGAGATAATATAAACAGATACCAAAGTACACAGCTCCTGGAAACTTGAATCCATCTGaaactatttatttatttcatttattcTTAACCAAATATGAACGATCAATTTGAAATTGAAAAAggccatatatatatgtatacattttATAATATATTACACATACATGGGACGAACTAGTCATGAAAAGAAAGATGAACACAGGTaagatagaaaatggtaaaatTGTGTACAGTGTATATTAACTTAAAACAATTGTTTCCTCACTTCTACGTATCATTGAATTAAGTGCACTTTGTAATaaggtagaaaaaaaaaatatactccTATTAATATTATTGTGAGTTTCTACCCATTATCAATAAATAATGCGGGCCAAGCTAGACCCTGCATGGTTGACGTTACGACGAAAtttcagtatatatattttaaaatacccTTAAAGATTTTAGTGTGTATATGTACTACAAAccgaaaataattataataaaaatataaagtcCATACATAAAATGTATTGAGACGAAAAACGAATAGGACATTTTTGTATATCCAAAAATTTGATCAAGCCTTGTTCTAATGAGTCTAACACAAAGATCACCACAGCACATGATCTGTCTTAAAGCGAAAAACTGGTGATGAAAGTTATGGTGTCCCATTTCTCTTTGTTTTCTCTCTTCATTGTATTTGGTCCATGTGATATCATATAATCCTTCTTCCATAATGGGCCATGCTCATCTACACTTTGGAATATAGCTCCAAGTGTTTGTTTTCCAAGATTTTGAAAACTCAAATAATAGGAAAGTCGTGAATCTTATATTACTTGTTTAAATTTGCACATACGCTATCTTTTGATGTCACaaagtattttttctttttctttttaataaaattatttcttATTTTGTACATATCCGATCATATATTCCAAAAGTGCTAATTTACTCACATTCCCTTCTTCTAAGATAAGATCTTCCTTTCAATATCTGACAAATAGTGAAAAATCTCTTTGATTTTGAATTTTGGAATAGAGAAATTTGAGGGTATACTTCTATTGCCTTCCTATTATTTGAGTGAGTGAATACTTCTGTTTTTTCATACTAGATCtcaaattgcttttttttttaaaaaaaaaaaaaaaaatctctagaTCCGTCAATTTTGATAAGAGCTCTAAGAAGCTCTTGTATACAATTATGTCACATCCTTACTACAAGAGTTAATATATtcgaatatatatttttttatttaaaaaaaaacaattcaatTGATTTTAAGAATCGGTTTATTCTAGTATAAGTCGCTCATGAATTGGACCCTATGGGCCTTGGATTGGATGAGCCAGAGGCCCTGATGAATTTTATTCAAACGTTCTCATCATTATTTTTTgggaaaagttgagaactacccatttttaggagtagttaactaaagttagacactaaatatatttagatgAACTTTACCCACTATTATCATGAAACTTCCCAAATTACTCTTATTTGAGCACATAattctaagtgttgttgtaatgtattattgTATAGAAAAATAGTATAATGAGAATATTCATTATAAATCTGGGTATAAAAATAAGATGATTAATAAATGGGTCAAAATTAAAATGGTTATCGGGCACTTAGTCtaatttcttcttatttttttggGGTAGAATTTGAGCACATGAAGCACCTACTACATGACAATTTTAATGCTTCAATTTATTCACTACATATCATGTGATCTTCAGAGTACTTAAGAGCATCAATTAGCCCGACATTAATTTCGATGGTACTCTAGATTAATTACCCTAATTTTGTCAAATACTACCAGTTTGTTGTCCTCCAGCACTTTCTTTCCTTTCTCTGTTTGATGGTTTTGTGtgctaaattaaattatttatgtatatacatattaatatacATTAATACAGcattatatttataaatagtGAATGTACTTCCAAGCAATTAAACAAACGAGTAATTTAGAATTCGAAGCACTCTTTTATCTCACTCCATATCCTTATATCAATTTGAAGCTGAGAATTTTCAAATTGAGCatcaaaattatttattattaatatcttttcTCACATTCTTCATAGTCATTTGCAATATTGGCATTTTAAATTGTAAGTAGGAGTCTAAATGTCTAATGCTGAAATTTGGCTAAAAAGCGAGAGAGCCTAATTAAGTAAAAATTTAAATATTCAAATTGTTTCAAAGGATAGGTGAAAGGGGAAAAAAAgatgaggaatatatatatatatatttgtgtataatatataaatatatatttactttaATGCTTGAACATGTTGATACTGATAATGATAATAGTTTTGTTTGTTTATGTTAACCCAAAGTATAAACATCTGCAGAAGTCGTTCAGATCTAACATTAAGCTTGCTTGACTTTATTAGGACAATTTTACGACAACCTTTATAATTTTAGTTTATCATGATTGAATGGGAATATGTTGTTAATAATTTTAGATTCTAATATTAGGACCTAATGATGAATACGTTTTATACAAAATAGTACCAATAATTAACAGCTTTTATTTTTATCTTATCTTTTAAAAGCAGTTACTCATCATCTTCCTAAGCTGCTTCATTTTATCTCACTCATAAGGAAATGACTAGATAGGAGGGTATCATAATAAGAATATAAGTTGATATCCATTCCAATTCCTAAAAACATTAataaatgtgataagtgtcaatttatttatttttcagtgTTTAAGAGTTTAGTTCTTTCTATATATTAGTATTAATAGTTTTTTTTGCGTTTATTAGGAGTTTTAAAATGTTACATGAGAAAAAGATAATCACAGAGCACCATAAAGAAAAATGCTCGTCTTGGTGCTACGCTTAGCTAGGCAATGATTTGGGACGTGTTCTAGTTTCTGGGTGATGCGACTTTGTTCAAATAGTGTTGCAGGGTTGCTTCATTCCAGTTGTGAGAGTCTCTAGGTGTTGTATGCTGTTATTGTATAGCGTTGCAGGGCTGTTACAAAATTTTGGACATAATTTGCATTAGTAATGTGACAGTGGTGTAGTATAAGTTCACTACAGGAAAAAATCTCTACAAcgacgacatctattgcgacAAGTATGTAGTCGAAATACatgaaaaattcatttttttaatttattaaaataaataagttATAGTGACAACATGTCTTCGTTGTAGGATACCAGGAATTTGGAAGGAATAAGAGGTGGGAACTGtctgtcgtcgctgtagagtcctcgttgaaaaaaaaagagggaaatattTTTGTCGTCACTATAGGGTACGAAGGGAACTTGACCGCAAGAAGTTGATTATCAATTTTCACTCCCTAGTCGCTATAGAGACCCATTTAACCGAGTGAGCACTTAAAGTCATCGCTATAGGGTAAAAAAAACAGAGGGAAAGTGGATCGCCAAAACATTCAGTCACTACTATAAAAACGGGATTTTCCGACAgcttttaactgtcgctattgagtaacgacgacagtcgactaactgtcgtatttgcctatgccggcgtAGGGATAGCCAcgtcgacagttattaggtgtcgccgttcCTGGCTACGCCGAccgttattaggtgtcgccgacGGTGACCCCTAATAACTGTCGTGATTGACTGTCTATggtgacagtttttaactgtcgcaaaGTTTCCATACCAGAGGACACTGCATATATGTTGTCAATGCCCCTGGTTTCAAAATCAACGCAAAAATTGCAGTAAAAGAATgcacataaaaaattaaattaacattggtaacattaactttatatttgattagttctaacactttctaaataaaagaaatacatagTTCCAAAAAAGTTTGTCATAAAATGAATAATTAGCACAGTATGCACCTCAAAAAGATAAATTAACTCAACCTATAATTTGTTAGATTGATTCtgtatttgattagttctaacaatttctaataaaagaaatacaaagttcaaaaaatGACTAAATCCCATCACATAGGTACTAAGCATGCATGCCATCATTTAGCGAGATGCGGTAGAATATATTTTGCCCACTCTTCTTGAACTTCATTAAATTCAGCGTCAGTATATAGTAAATCTGAATTGAACTGCAAATAATTGAAATTATAAGTTACATGTCaaatatatatgaaattaaaatataactttattaaagttaaaagataaacacatttaattattACATTATTCGATAGATATGCTCTGGTTATTTGTTGTGAAATGAGATCCCTAGCATACTTCATGCAGTAGATACCGCACTCTGTGGTTTTTGGTTGTTGTCGGCACCGTTAACATAGAAAAATATAAAAGTATATTACATATACTTGTTAGTATACTTATAATTTAAATCTTATGTTTTATAAAGTTGAATGTTACTTACTTTTGGACTATAATACTTTAGACTTACAACTCTTTTTCCTTTTTCCGCGTGAAAGCACTATACATAATAAAAGTATTTTAATTAGCAAACAAGtactattaaaaatataatatacttTAAGGAATGAAACTTATATAAACTTACAAGCGaactatatttttaatctcaATGCGTAATTGAAGGTTAATGGGATCCAAGATCACCACTGAATATGAGTGAGGTTGAAATAGCaataacatccaatgttcactagaaaacaaacaatcaaatatttagaaGATGACTATATGAATTTAACATTTCAAAACTCAATATAAACTTACTTGTTATTCCAGGGACAAAGAAGGAACTACTTCTCTCCCATTTGAATGAATCGATCTTTAAGTGCTTGGGCACGCTTATTCTCATGACCAACACTAACTTCACCTGGATGCTGAAATGCGTACAAATGATCCAACCCATTGGTATGTATTATATCATCCAACAACCTAgaaattaatcatatttaattataaaaggcaTGCATATAATTTAATCTTTAAATTATAAAAGACATGAATATATACCTCAAATACAATATCATTGGAGTTTTCCCAATCTTGTCCATGTTGCAAAATTGTGTCACATCATCCTTGAAAAGCATAGCAATTGTGTTGTATCAAAAAACATGCGATGGCATATTAATCTTCTTGTGGTAGTCATTATCCCATGGTGATACAAACTTCAATAAAGAGGTCAAATTGCTTGACATAGATGCCGAATCATTGTGAGAGATTGACACTACCTCCTGTGTCAATGGCTCTACACGCGGAAGCTTTGGGGGTTGTGGATGTTGAGTGGAAGGTATCATCGCTTCTTCTCTCTCATcatcattcacataatcacaattaTTCTTCTTAGATGGAGATTCTCTACTAAATGTGATTTTTTCTCCATGCATAAACCACATTTTATAACTTTTATCTATTTCATACTTAAATAAGTAACCCTTTATCTCAGTAATTTTCATTCTTTGAACATTACCACACTTAATCTAAGGGCAACAAATGTTATTAAGATCTTTAGCATTTCTTGCGCAAAACTCCAAGAAATGCTCAACTCCATCCTTATATTTCACTGATAATCTATCCACTGACATCCAATCTTTATCGATTGCCATTATTTTGTctaaaaatatacacacaaaaaaactattttcagaattatgttcaattaaataatctaaaaaaaattgacagaCTTTCATCTGTTAATATAACATATCCAATTTAGAATATAATTGAAATTAATGAGTGAAATATTATAACATGGAATATGATTGGTGATTTTTAATCCCAAATCTCATATTTCGGTGGCtgatttttttctctaaaaaatatttcactctttctctctctaaacctCGTGGTCGGCGATCACAGCAGCAACCATGGCTTTCAGAGGGGTAAGCTTAAAGCTTCTGCCTTTTCTTATTCAGCTCCTTGAATCAATTCCTATATTGTGTTATATTCTTTCATCTACAAATTATATGATTGTTGTCTGGTGTTCTTTTGAAAATTTTGGTAATTTATAAGAAAATTATAATCTTTTGGATGTAAGTAACTGTAGCGATACTTTATCTGAAACTAGGATTTGGGAttagtttattaattaatttattattatttgttgcTTTTCAAATTGGATGCTGCTTCATATGCTTTTGGTTCTAGATTGATTAAAGTTCCAATTTTTATTCCCCAAACCCAAATTCTGTTTATTTATCAATGTAACATTttcataattgtaattttttaacGCTATATTGTAACTTTTTAAAGCTTTAATCTTTTACCATTAGCCTCTTTACCATTAGTCTTTTACTGGATAGAGAGTagaatacatattatatatacatatacacatgTATAATTTGTATCATTTTTTAGATTCAAATAATTAGTCCTCCACTGGAAGATGGAAACTAGAATTTTAGGATCGACTTTACACTCAAATCACTCATGAGTATGGAACACATCACAACATCACTTGACTTAAGCCTCATGAGTAGAATGTAATTATTTGAAAGCATCATGGAAGTTAATAGGTTGTTTTGTAGTTATGTTATGTTCTTTTCTGTTAATGTTGTTTTGGAGAaactattattgttattttttttatatggggTTTGATATAGGAAATGCTTCGTCTGGCATGGGTGTGGATGAAAAGAAGAGCCACCATTAGTAAAATTTATGAATAATGCTGACTTATTTATCGGCAAGGACAAATTTACTGAAGTTGAGAAGTTGAAGGTATAGCATGCATAAAGTGATGTTTAATGTCTCACTTAATTGTTTCATGTGAATTTAATTGTGATCATTTAGAGCATTTGATTGATGACTAAAGTTAAATTATGCTAATTTGAAATAAATAGATAGTATTTGTTTTAGATATTTAGACAAGGAGTAAGTATGAATTGAAAATGAGGGTGTCAATTCTTTTAATCAATTGGAATTTTTTGTAAAGGTGatgaatttttattctttttatataGGCTTTACTAGCATCAGAAACAGAGAAATCTGAGGAGGCCATTCTGAGGAGGCCATTTAGGTTTATGCTGCCGAGCAAACAAAGAATGAGGAATTGACCAGGAAGCTTGAAGTTGCGGAGAAGAAAGCAGATCAATTTGAAGATTCATTGCAGAGGTTTGAAAGTTTGAAGTAGTCAAAATAATTGACTACTTGAGCTCTAGTTGAATATAAATGAAAGTGAAATGTTAATCTTTCATAATCTAAATCATTCATgctattttttatgatttaaaacggATAGCACTTCCCCTATATTTgtaacctaaccatctatcaatataaattcaaataattcactcaattcaaacaacaaataatttttcttccttatatATCCCCCAACAcgcaattatataaatatatatatatcacagaacctacttcactaagataTGCAAGTTCTCAACCTTTCGTTATCATCGCAACACACAATTATAatttcagaacctacttcactatggatgaatatttaagatactcaaactcctctaacatatacttgtataatattttttttaagaaaatataccTCTGAATATGTTTAAACAATTAAAATCCAAATTAATAAGTTTTAACTATTAAAACATACTTGAGATGATCTATTTGAACTTTATATTGTTTTCTGAAGCAAAAATTTGAGCTCAAGAGTTTTATCTCAAAGAGCCTTTCaaaaacatgaaataaataaataaaaaaagaataagTTTATGCTTAAATCTGTGTCAACATTTACTTTctaaaataataatactaataacataattaatttGTAAGAATTTAccaaatagaccccaatatatagTACTGTCTAGTGGGTCTTTCACATACACTTGTTAACTTCATATATGACAGCTGATTTGTGTTGATTCCCATCATAATCTTGTCCTTTACAAACTTAAGATCAACTGTACTAACTACTTTAGCACCATTCATTACAGTCTTACTCTATTTAGTGTCCATATCCAGCTCGCATCATGTCCATGAAATACTTTATAGCTTCTAAAGCTTCATAATCAGCTAAAACACCACTTATAGAATTCCATGGCATCAAGAAGAAGACTTTATGGCACTCAGTAATATACCCTGCTTCAAAGTAGAAACAAGTTACACAATTTAACAAATTAAACAATTAGAAAAGAGAAGAAACTTcagcaaaagaaatataaatgaCATCATGACTATGAAAACACACGAAGAACAAGAAGACAAACATAGTAACAGGGAATATCAGGGCATTTCTAAAAGGTGTAAGAGATTACTGCTTTAAATGAGTTAATGGGATCAAGCAACAAGAAGGAAATAGCATGCGCAAATATTTAAATGAccctcttcctttctctctctgatTTTCTTTCACAAATTCAAATAAATCTCTCCTAAACTCTCGAtaatctccatcctcacctctAAACAGCCACCTATTAATTTACCAAAGAGTAATAAGTTTGATGTTGATTACATGTAATTTTTGAACAGCTGGAGAGTAGAGTACTACGTGCGTAGAAGTAGTCTAGTAATGTGGTGGTgcgtatgtatgtatgtatattatAATTTGACGTTGATAATTGCGTGACCCAATTGCTGATAATTGAAATTGatttaaaatgaaaataaagCAAACAAGAAACTAAAAAGTGCACAAACTAAATGGGAACCAATCTGAAATAGGCAGCACACTAAGtgcattttatcaaacactttgtgTGCGACTTAAAATCCAAATTAACTTTGAATTTACAACTACAAATTCAGATCCTAAACTTTGAGATTTTaggattttaaactttaaaatctTTAAATCTATACAAAGAAATCCAATAATAAGTCAAAACTACAATTAAACACACAAAACATAAATCTCATaccaaaataacaaataaatggcTACCTTGCGGTAGTTGGAAGATGGAGGAGACGCGTGGCTGGTGGACTTCGATCGTCGCAGGTGGCTGGTTGTTCGGCATTGATGGCGTCATAAGTGGTTGGTGGTTCGACGTCGCACGCGGTTGGCTGGTGGCTGAAGGTTCGGCTGGAAGAAGAGGCTGAACGTTCGATGGGAAGAAAGAAATAGGGAAGAGGGAAAAAGAGAGGTGTGGGGGGAAACTAAAATTTTTAGAGCCTAATTTTTTTAAGGGGCAATGCCGATAGCTATAAGCTGTCGCAATTGCCTCCAATCCAATAGCGACAACTTATAGGTATCGGCATTGCCCCGTAAAAAAATTCAGTTTCCCAATAGCAATCCATTTTAATTATCGGCATTACTCCAAtacgtttttataaaaaaatatttaaacatatatattaataaaaaaatcataactaataaatttatatattaaatttttttacaatattttttcaattaataaaacaactcttttttaactaatacaaattttataaatgtgttaaagaataatatagttaatttaatttataaatatgttaaagaataataaatttaaattttgatataaaaattattataaatacataagctaataatatgaaaaatttagaaaaaaaaaatagttttaaaagtttttaataaatacataatttttataaatatatatttacataatttaatttatttttaaaattatactattcattaatttttttacaatattttttcaattaataaaacaactcttttttaactaatataaattttataaatgtgttaaagaataatatagttaattttataaatatgttaaagaataataaatttaaattttgatataaaaattattataaatacaaagttaataatatgaaaaatttagaaacaaaaaaatctagttttaaaagtttataataaatacataatttttataaatatatatatttacataatttactttgtttttaaaattatactattcattaatttttttacaatatttttccaattaataaaacaactctattttaactaatacaaattttataaatatgttaaagaataatatagttaatactatagttaattttataaatatgttaaacaataataaattttaattttaatataaaaattattataaatacaaaagttaataatatgaaaaatttagaaaaaaaaatatagttttaaatttttttaataaatacataatttttataaacat from the Humulus lupulus chromosome X, drHumLupu1.1, whole genome shotgun sequence genome contains:
- the LOC133803676 gene encoding ethylene-responsive transcription factor ERF014-like, which gives rise to MVKTEKKMEQNPLKPTPLTIGKKKYKGVRMRTWGSWVSEIRAPNQKTRIWLGSYSTAEAAARAYDAALLCLKGSSANLNFPLSSTTISSHQNMIPNDVVLSPKSIQRVAAAAANTTTTTFVNDIISINTATATAAPAATTTATTTAATSSSPSPSSSSSSAVSSPFDLVDDEASLRGSFGSHIDMTNYDYHQQQQGGVISHIDQSMAMMESWYNFDGLQSPNIDQMLYNGCTSLFDPQFMEDQYEESDIPLWSFC